A portion of the Toxotes jaculatrix isolate fToxJac2 chromosome 16, fToxJac2.pri, whole genome shotgun sequence genome contains these proteins:
- the megf10 gene encoding multiple epidermal growth factor-like domains protein 10 gives MAVSLRRHRAVLLTVAFCLLPCIASSLNLEDPNVCSHWESYSVTVQESYAHPYDQIYYTSCTDILNWFKCTRHRVSYRTAYRRGEKTMYRRKSQCCPGFYENGEICAPHCAESCVHGRCMAPNTCQCEPGWGGSNCSSACDSNHWGPHCSNRCQCQNGALCNPITGACICTPGYRGWRCEAQCEVGTYGNGCQQKCQCQNGAACHHVTGECKCSPGYTGAFCEDLCPPGKHGQQCEERCPCQNGGVCHHVTGECSCPAGWMGTVCGQPCPEGRFGQNCSQECQCHNNGFCVLSTGQCLCTPGYTGERCQDECPVGTYGAGCAKKCRCKNNSKCYHTNGMCLCEPGYTGEICDVRLCPEGHYGLRCDRKCPCYAQNTQSCHPMSGECTCKPGWSGLYCNETCTPGFYGESCQQVCQCQNGADCHSVTGECICAPGFTGPNCSVPCPAGTHGVNCSSSCKCKNGAQCSPVDGSCSCKPGWHGVDCSINCPSGTWGLSCNLTCMCGNGGSCNALDGHCTCAPGWRGEKCELRCQDGTYGLDCKERCDCSHADGCHHSTGHCHCLAGWTGIHCDSVCEEGRWGPNCSRPCNCKNGASCSPDEGTCECAPGYRGTTCQRICSPGYFGHRCSQTCPQCVHSNGPCHHVTGQCDCLPGFKGALCNEVCPSGRFGKNCVWSCSCTNNGTCNPIDGSCQCYPGWIGSDCSQPCPPGQWGPNCIHTCNCHNGAYCSAYDGECKCTPGWTGLYCTQRCPLGFFGKDCSQTCQCRNGADCDHISGQCTCRTGFMGRHCEQKCPPGSYGYGCRQVCDCLNNSTCDHMTGTCYCNPGWKGARCDQAGAVVVGSLNSLTSAAMQVDTHQIGAIAGIIVLVLLVLFLLLLFIIYRKKQKGKEPTMPAVTYTPAMRVTADYTITDAHPPCEALPSNYFSNPSYHTLTQCIGPPHGSNGPYGKASNNQLFVKLKNVDQRKGAPLSDHTGTLPADWKQGDFNELGAYGIDRRYIGKSLRDLVKDTPYHASSCSLNSSENPYATIKDPPLLTAKNTECGYVEMKSPARRDSPYAEISNSSPTNNRNVYEAEPAVSTTLPTGDSNGDIQFGQDPYDLPKNSHIPCHYDLLPARESPSSELKELDSE, from the exons ATGGCTGTGTCACTGCGCCGCCACAGGGCGGTTCTGTTGACTGTGGCCTTCTGCCTCCTGCCCTGCATCGCTTCCTCCCTCAACCTGGAGGATCCCAACGTCTGCAGCCACTGGGAGAG TTACTCAGTGACGGTGCAGGAGTCGTACGCCCATCCTTATGACCAGATTTATTACACCAGCTGCACCGACATCCTAAACTGGTTCAAGTGCACCAGACACAG ggTGAGCTATCGGACGGCATAtcgcagaggagagaaaaccaTGTACCGAAGAAAGTCCCAGTGCTGCCCAGGCTTCTATGAGAATGGAGAGATCTGTGCTC CTCATTGTGCAGAGAGCTGTGTCCACGGCCGTTGTATGGCCCCCAACACCTGCCAGTGTGAACCGGGCTGGGGGGGCTCCAACTGCTCCAGCG CTTGCGACAGTAACCACTGGGGTCCCCACTGCAGTAACAGATGCCAGTGCCAGAACGGAGCGCTGTGTAACCCCATCACCGGAGCCTGTATCTGCACTCCTGGATACAGAGGCTGGCGCTGTGAGGCCCAGTGTGAAGTGGGCACGTATGGAAATGGATGCCAGCAGAAATGTCAGTGCCAGAACGGCGCTGCCTGTCACCATGTGACTGGAGAATGCAAGTGCTCCCCAGGATATACTGGAGCTTT CTGTGAAGACCTCTGTCCTCCAGGTAAACatggacagcagtgtgaggagaGATGTCCCTGTCAGAACGGAGGAGTGTGCCACCATGTGACTGGAGAGTGCTCCTGTCCTGCGGGATGGATG GGTACGGTGTGTGGCCAGCCGTGTCCCGAGGGGAGATTTGGACAAAACTGTTCCCAGGAATGTCAGTGTCACAACAACGGCTTTTGTGTGTTGTCCACTGGACAGTGTCTCTGCACCCCTGGATACACAGGAGAACG GTGCCAAGACGAGTGTCCAGTTGGTACTTATGGTGCTGGCTGCGCAAAGAAGTGTCGCTGTAAGAACAACAGCAAGTGCTACCACACCAAcggaatgtgtctgtgtgagccaGGATACACAGGGGAGATCTGCGATGTCCGACTGTGTCCTGAAGGACACTATGGCCTCCGGTGTGACAGGAAGTGTCCGTGCTACGCCCAGAACACACAAAG CTGCCACCCAATGTCAGGGGAGTGTACATGTAAGCCCGGCTGGTCCGGCCTCTACTGCAATGAGACGTGTACCCCAGGATTTTACGGCGAGTCCTGCCAGCAGGTGTGCCAGTGCCAGAACGGTGCAGACTGCCACAGCGTGACCGGAGAGTGCATCTGCGCTCCGGGCTTTACG GGTCCCAACTGTTCAGTCCCCTGCCCAGCAGGGACACATGGAGTGAACTGCTCCTCCAGCTGTAAGTGTAAGAACGGAGCTCAGTGTTCGCCTGTGGACGGATCCTGCTCCTGTAAACCAG GGTGGCATGGGGTAGACTGCTCCATCAACTGTCCCAGTGGTACCTGGGGCCTTAGCTGTAACCTCACCTGCATGTGTGGCAATGGAGGATCGTGTAATGCCCTGGATGGTCACTGTACCTGTGCACCCggctggagaggagagaagtgtgAACTCCGCTGCCAG GATGGGACCTACGGTCTTGACTGTAAGGAACGCTGTGACTGCAGTCATGCTGACGGATGTCACCACTCTACTGGTCACTGCCACTGTCTGGCTGGATGGACAG gtatccactgtgacagtgtgtgtgaagagggCCGCTGGGGCCCAAACTGCTCCCGCCCCTGTAACTGTAAGAACGGAGCCTCCTGCTCTCCAGATGAAGGAACCTGTGAGTGTGCTCCAGGATACAGAGGCACCACCTGCCAGAGGA TCTGCTCTCCAGGTTACTTTGGTCACCGCTGCAGTCAGACCTGTCCACAATGTGTCCACAGTAACGGTCCGTGTCACCATGTTACGGGACAGTGTGATTGTCTACCGggcttcaagggggcgctgtgCAACGAAG TGTGTCCCAGTGGCCGCTTTGGGAAGAACTGTgtctggagctgcagctgcaccaaCAACGGCACCTGTAACCCCATCGATGGCTCCTGTCAGTGTTACCCAGGATGGATTGGCAGTGACTGCTCCCAAC CGTGTCCGCCCGGTCAGTGGGGACCCAACTGCATCCACACATGTAACTGTCACAACGGAGCCTACTGCAGCGCTTACGACGGAGAATGCAAGTGTACCCCGGGATGGACCGGCCTCTACTGCACACAGC GCTGTCCTTTGGGTTTCTTTGGGAAGGATTGTTCTCAGACCTGCCAGTGCAGGAATGGAGCTGACTGTGACCACATCTCCGGGCAGTGCACCTGTCGCACCGGCTTCATGGGACGTCATTGTGAACAAA AATGTCCTCCTGGTTCGTATGGTTATGGCTGCCGTCAGGTCTGTGACTGTCTAAATAACTCCACCTGTGATCACATGACTGGTACGTGTTACTGCAACCCAGGCTGGAAGGGAGCTCGCTGTGACCAGG CTGGTGCGGTGGTGGTTGGCAGCCTTAACAGCTTGACCAGTGCAGCCATGCAGGTGGACACCCACCAGATCGGAGCCATCGCAGGGATCATTGTCTTGGTGCTGCTGGTGCTCTTCCTCCTGCTACTCTTCATCATCTACAGGAAGAAGCAGAAGGGCAAAGAGCCCACCATGCCGGCTGTGACCTACACTCCTGCTATGAGGGTCACTGCCGATTACACCATCACAG atGCTCACCCACCATGTGAGGCCCTCCCCAGCAACTACTTCTCCAACCCCAGCTACCATACTCTGACCCAGTGCATAGGCCCCCCACATGGTAGCAATGGTCCATATGGAAAG gcCAGTAACAACCAGCTGTTTGTGAAATTGAAGAATGTGGATCAGAGGAAAGGAGCTCCTCTATCTGATCACACTGGTACACTGCCtgcagactggaaacaaggggatTTCAATGAACTAG GAGCCTATGGAATTGATAGGAGATACATAGGGAAATCGTTACGAG ATCTTGTGAAGGATACACCCTATCATGCCAGTTCCTGCTCCCTCAACAGCTCTGAAAACCCATATGCCACTATAAAGGACCCTCCTCTACTCACAGCCAAAAACACAGAGTGCGGCTACGTGGAAATGAAGTCACCAGCCAGACGGGATTCGCCATATGCTGAGATCAGCAACAGCAGCCCCACCAATAATCGGAACGTCTATGAAGCTG AGCCAGCTGTTAGCACCACCCTGCCCACTGGAGACAGCAATGGCGACATACAGTTTGGTCAGGATCCATACGATCTACCAAAAAACAGCCACATCCCCTGTCACTACGACCTCCTGCCAGCCAGAGAGAGTCCATCATCAGAGCTCAAGGAGCTGGACAGTGAATGA